The following coding sequences are from one Campylobacter concisus window:
- a CDS encoding glutamate ligase domain-containing protein, giving the protein MSLAKFLDGKPLYYKEIDYGRIIRAYATIKEHIKPFKIIHIIGTNGKGSTGRFLAQILSQNGAKVGHYTSPHIFKFNERFWLNGEVASDEILEAAHERLQALLSDEYKIKTSYFEYMTLLSAVLFEGCDYFVCEAGMGGVLDATNVFEKELSIFTPIGLDHTAVLGNSLEEISRTKFEAMGTRAILNDEMNETSIVIVKEISSEKKAALSFPREILTAENLDEIARYAHKYNLPEFLRSNLTLAYASAKILDKSIDIKKLGALTLRGRCEKIASNLYVDVGHNELGAKAIAKKFSQDEFASKKLTLVYNSFLDKDFKAVLAALKPVIDDVLLYHYHCEGRELGGELISKALNELEISYKDFELSDMNDVKEARNGKIYLAFGSFHLAEAFLKEYYASKGL; this is encoded by the coding sequence ATGAGTCTAGCTAAATTTCTTGATGGCAAACCACTTTACTATAAAGAGATTGACTACGGCAGGATCATTAGAGCGTATGCGACTATAAAAGAACATATAAAGCCATTTAAGATTATTCACATAATAGGCACAAATGGTAAAGGAAGTACTGGACGCTTTTTGGCACAAATTTTAAGTCAAAATGGTGCAAAAGTAGGGCACTACACGAGCCCACATATATTTAAATTTAATGAGCGATTTTGGCTAAATGGTGAGGTCGCTAGCGATGAAATTTTAGAAGCAGCTCATGAGCGTTTGCAGGCTCTTTTAAGCGACGAGTACAAGATAAAAACGAGCTATTTTGAGTATATGACATTGCTTTCAGCTGTGCTTTTTGAGGGTTGCGACTACTTTGTCTGCGAAGCTGGTATGGGTGGTGTGCTTGATGCGACAAATGTTTTTGAAAAAGAGTTAAGCATTTTTACGCCTATCGGGCTCGATCACACGGCAGTTCTTGGAAATAGTTTAGAAGAAATTTCACGCACGAAGTTTGAGGCTATGGGCACAAGAGCTATTTTAAATGACGAAATGAACGAGACAAGTATCGTTATAGTAAAAGAAATTTCAAGCGAGAAAAAGGCAGCTTTAAGCTTTCCAAGAGAAATCTTAACTGCTGAAAATTTAGATGAGATAGCAAGATACGCTCACAAATATAACTTGCCGGAATTTTTACGCTCAAATTTAACTCTAGCCTACGCCTCTGCTAAAATTTTAGATAAAAGCATAGACATAAAAAAGCTTGGTGCTCTTACGCTTCGAGGCAGATGTGAAAAGATCGCCTCAAATTTATACGTAGATGTTGGTCACAACGAGCTTGGAGCAAAGGCTATTGCTAAGAAATTTAGCCAAGATGAGTTTGCCAGTAAGAAGCTTACTTTAGTCTATAATTCGTTCTTGGATAAAGATTTCAAGGCAGTTTTAGCAGCACTTAAGCCGGTTATTGATGACGTGCTACTATATCACTATCACTGTGAGGGTAGAGAGCTTGGTGGAGAACTTATAAGCAAGGCATTAAATGAGCTAGAAATTTCATATAAAGACTTTGAACTAAGCGATATGAACGACGTAAAAGAGGCTAGAAACGGCAAAATTTATCTAGCTTTTGGCTCATTTCATCTAGCCGAAGCCTTTT